The stretch of DNA CCCTGGAGGCTTTTATTTTTCCCAAAGACATTTAGAGCCTCCAAGTAATCCAGGGCCTGCGCCTAAAAAAGCTATTTTTTAGACGTAAAAAATTCATTTTGAGCGCAGCGTGCCCGCGAGGTTGGTGATTCTAGATCCTTCGCTACGGCTTCGCCTCCACTCAGGATGACACTCTAAGGAAAGAACTTCAGCAGTTCCACTCAGGATGACACTCTGAGGAATGAACTTCAACAGTTCCACTCAGGGTGACGAACAAGAGACAAAAGGACCACATATGGCAAAATCTCTGGTAGAATCAGATAACGGCTTTTTCGACAAGTTCGGCGGCAAGTATGTAGCCGAAATCATCCGTCGCCCTCTGGACGATCTTGAAGAAGCCTTCAACAAGTACATCAAGGATCCGGAATTCCTGGAAGAATTGCGCATTATCCAGCGCGACTACATCGGCCGCGAAACTCCGCTGTACTATGCCCCTACCGCAACAGAACTTCTGGGCGGCGCACAGATCTACATCAAGCTGGAAGGTCTTGCAAACACAGGCGCCCACAAGATTAACAACGCCATCGGTCAGTGCCTCTTGGCAAAGAAGATGGGCAAAACCCGCATTATCGCAGAAACCGGCGCTGGTCAGCACGGTCTCGCCACGGCAGCGGCTTGCGCAAAACTTGGTCTTGAATGCATCGTTTACATGGGCGAAGTGGACGTTCGTCGTCAGCAGCCCAACGTTGCCACCATGGAACTTTACGGCGCCAAGGTGGTGCCTGTGACCAGCGGCAGCCGCACCTTGAAGGATGCGGTGAACGAAGCCATGCGCGACTGGGCAACCAACTTTGCCACCACCCACTACGTTCTGGGTTCCGCTCTCGGCCCCGCACCGTTCCCCGATATCGTCCGTACTTTCCAGAGCATCATCGGTGAAGAAGTAAAGCGCCAGGCTGCAGAACGCAACATCGACATTGCAGCCATCGTAGCTTGCGTAGGCGGCGGTTCCAACTCCATCGGCGTGTTCACTCCGTTTATCGAAAATCCGAACGTTCGTCTTATCGGCGCAGAAGCCGGTGGCGTAGGCCCGAAGCTGGGCGAAAACGCAGCCCGCATGGTGGGCAATGCCGCCAAGGTGGGCATCGTTCAGGGCTACAAGAGCAAGTTCCTGGTAGATGACGATGGTCAGTCCCAGCCCACCCGCTCCATTTCCGCAGGTCTCGACTACATGGGCATTGGCCCGCAGCTTGCAGCCCTCGGCGAATGTGGCCGCGTGGAATTCACCAGCATCCTGGACAAGGAAGCTTTGGAAGCCGTGAACTTCTTCGCCAAGAACGAAGGCATCCTCTTCGCTCTTGAAAGTTCCCACGCCGGTGCCGCCGCCATGAAGATAGCCAAGGAATTCCCCAAGGACAAGGCCATCATCATCAACATGAGTGGCCGCGGCGACAAGGACATCTTCATTACCAGTCCCGTGTTCCGCCCCGAAAAGTGGAAGGAATTCCTGGCCGCAGAACTGAAGCGTCTGAACAACAATGAAGACATCCACGACGCAGAGATTATGAATAAATAAAAGCCGCGACGAGCTCTTTCAAAAAGGTTTTAAAATGAACGCACCTATCCGTTTAATGTCCCATTTGATTGCCGGTTTCCCTGATGGCGAAACTTCCGTGGCAATTGCAGACGCTCTCGTAAAGGGCGGCGCATCCATTCTCGAAATCCAGTTGGCCTTCAGCGACCCCAGCGCCGACGGTCCTGCAATCCAGACGGCTTCTACCGTCGCTTTGGAAAAGGGCTACTCCACCAAGCAGGGTCTTGAAATCGTGAAGAAGATTCACGACATGCACCCGGATACCCCCATCTACATCATGACCTACGGCTCCCTGGCATTTACTCCGGGCGTAGAAAACTTCGTGAAGATGTGCAAGGACGCAGGCGTCAGCGCTTGCATTATTCCGGACCTCCCCTTCGATAACGACGAAGGCCTTACCGCCGCTTGCGCAAAGTACGGTCTCGAAAACATTCCGGTGGCAGCTCCCAGCATGACCCAGAAGCGTCTCGAAGAAATGGCCTCCAAGGGATTCAAGTACATCTACGCAGCTCTGCGCGCAGGTACTACCGGTTCCCAGACGGTCATCGACCAGGCAACTCTCGACTTCCTGGACACCGTGGGCAAGGGCGGCGCCAAGGTTCTTGGCGGTTTCGGTATTCGTACCGGCGAACAGTCTAAGGTTCTCTGCAAGCATGTGCATGCAGTGGTGGCAGGTTCCGTATTCGTGAACATCATGCTGAAGGACCCGAAGGACACCGCAGGCGTGGAAGCCAAGGCCCGCGAACTTTCTGGCCTGTAATTGAGCGGTCAATAATACAAATTTCAACAAAGGATCCTATCACCCCTTTGGGGTTCCAGGAAGACATCATTCTGGAGGGAGTGAAACGACCGATAGAATCAAGAAGCCCAAGGTTTTCACCTTGGACTTTTTTGTATGGAGTGTTATGAAGATTTTCTAATAGATATTACCACTGATTCTTTTCAGATTCCTCGCAAGATGCGGGGCGAGCCTTTAAGGCAGCGTGACGAAACACCACAGAGTGGCCTGTAATCATGCGGGTGTTCATGGAGGATGTGGTTTCTACCGGATGGCCGGCTGTTTCGGAAATTCCAGAAAATAGTTTGTATGTTGCGTTCATTTTTTCCTCACTACACTTTTAAGTTTTTCAGTCGTTCAGACAGTTCCATGTTGGCGGAGTAATCCACCGGGCACTCGATGATGCAGGGCACATCCTGCTCGAAAGCCTCTCGCAAAGTGGGCAGCAAATCTTCGGTACGTTCGATGCGGTAGCCCTTCAGGTGCATGGATTCTGCATACTTCACGAAATCCGGATTGGTAAAGCTGATGGCGTAGCTGTCGCCGTAGCGTTCTTCCTGCTTCCACTTGATGAGACCGTAATTTCCATCGGTAAACACTAGCGTTACGAAAGGAATCTTTTCGCGGTAAGCTGTTTCCAGTTCCTGGCTATTCATCATAAAGCCGCCATCACCGGTAACTGCAAGGACCTTCTTTTCGGGGTTCAGCAGTTTCGCCGCAATGGCTCCCGGCACCGCAATTCCCATAGTGGCAAAGCCGTTGGAAATAATGCAGGTGTTAGGGTGGTAGCAGTGGTACTGTCGGGCGATCCACATCTTGTGCGCACCCACGTCCGAAAGGAGAATGTCGTCTTCGCCCATAACCAGGCGGATATCGTGAAGCACCTTCTGGGGCTTGGGCGGGAAGCTCTTATCCAAGTCATAGCGGGCATGATCTGCGGCCATCTTCTCGCGGATGTACAGAGCCCATTCCGGATCCTTGGTGCTGGGGCAAAGCTTGCTCAACTTTTCCAGAGATGCGGAAATGTTTCCAATGACTTCTTCTTCGGGCTGGTAGAATTTATTGATGTGGTTGGGAGTTTCATCAATGTGAATAATTCTCTTTTCGCCCTTGGGGTTCCACTTGGCGGGAGCGTATTCCACAACGTCATACCCTACGGCAATAACAAGGTCCGCCTCGTCCATGATGTAGTTCTGGTAATCCTTCTGCGGAATACCGATGCACCACATGGAATAGCGATTGTCGCAGGGGATGACGCCCTTGGCCATCATAGTGCTGACCACGGGAATCTTTGCGGAAGAAGCAAAAGACGTTAGAGCTTCCGACGCATTGTTACGTACGGCGGAATGACCCACCAAAATTACAGGGCGCTTGGCCTCGCGAATGGCGGCAGCGGCAGCCTCGATGGCGTCGTCACTGGCGTACACCACATTTTCGCGGTGATGCTTCAGCGGCGTCTGAGCCACTTCACCAGAAACTTCCATGGCGGCAATATTGCAAGGCAAGTCGATGAGGCAGGCACCGGGCTTTTCCATCTCGGCGTACTTGAAAGCGATTCGGACAATTTCATTCACCGTATCCGGGCGGACCACCTGCTTGCTGCGCTTGGTAATGGGCGTAAACATATTCACCAGATCCAGGTACTGATGGCTGGTCAAGTGCATGCGTTCGGTACCCACCTGGCCCGTAATGGCAATGAGGGGCGCACCGTCGGAATTGGCATCGGCCACACCGGTCACCAAGTTTGTTGCCCCGGGGCCCAGGGTAGAAAGGCAAACGCCCGCCTTACCTGTCAAACGGCCATAGACATCCGCCATAAAGGCAGCTCCCTGTTCGTGACGGACCGTAATAAAACGAATGGAGGAGCGCTTGATGGCCTCCATCAATTCCAGGGTTTCTTCGCCGGGAATTCCAAAAATATACTTGACGCCCTCGCTTTCCAGGGACTTGATCAAAACTTCTGCGGTATTCATAGGCTGCGCCAATTACCAATTACGAATTATGAGTTACGAGAGATTTTCGGAATTGAAAAATTCGCTCTTTGTTTTCTGTTGCGACAATTGCAAAAAGCGTGCCATGTTGGGTTAGCGGACGTTGTGTCCGTTCGACCCGCCTTTCTTTACGTAAACTGAAATAAAAACAAGATGCATCTCATTTTTGGAGAGTGGTGAATTGACCATTGAAGCCCATTTTTACAGACAAATTTTGTAATATATTCAAAAATTGTATCTACATAAATCTTACAAGAACGTTATTCACAATCCTTTTTTCAAAACTCAAGACCAAAAATTCCCAAAATCAACAAATTCAATAAGTTAAAGGGAGCTCGCTTTCAAATAAAAAACTTTGGCACGGCTTTTGCACTTGATAGGGCGAAACCAACAAGGAGACCCCTATGAATATCGCACGCAAGTTTCTATCCACCATTGCAGCTAGCACTGTAGTCCTGGGCGCATTTGGCCTCATGGGTTGCAACGAAGAAAAGGCTGCAGAATCCGCAACCGTAAAGGTGGGCTTGCTTCACTCTCTGACCGGCCCTATGGCCATCAGCGAAAAGTCCGTCCGTGACGCCGAAGTTTTGGCAATCGAACAAATCAACAAGGCCGGCGGCGTTCTCGGAAAGCAGATTGTTTTTGTTGAAGAAGACGGTGCTTCCGAACCATCTACTTTTGCAACCAAGGCAGAAAAGTTGATCGACATCGAAAAGGTCGCTACCGTTTTCGGCTGCTGGACCTCATCTTCTCGCAAGGCTGTAAAGCCCATCTTCGAAGAATACAAGTCCCTGCTCTGGTACCCGGTACAGTACGAAGGTATGGAAATGTCTCCGAACATTGTCTACACCGGTGCCGCTCCTAACCAGCAGATCGTTCCGGCTATTGAATACTTGATTTCCAAGGGATACAAGAAGTTGTTCCTGCTGGGTTCCGACTATGTGTTCCCCCGCACCGCCAACATGATCATCAACGCACAGGCTAAGGCTGCAGGCATTTCCGTGGTCGGCGAAGAATACGCAGACATGGATCAGACAGACTTCGCAGCAATCATCGCAAAGATCGAAGCCGCAAAGCCCGATGTTATCGTGAACACCTTGAACGGTACCGGCAACGTTTCCTTCTTCAAGCAGATGTCCGAAAAGAACTACTCCAGCAAGGAATACATGACCATGTCCTTCTCCATTGCTGAAGAAGAAGTGGCAACCATTGGCCCCGCCATCTTGAAGGGTCATCTGGTTTCCTGGAACTACTACCAGACCACCTCCACTCCTGAAAACACTGCATTCGTCGCTGCTTACAAGGAAAAGTTTGGCGCTAACCGCGTAACATCCGACCCGGCAGAAGCCGCTTACGACGCAGTTTATCTGTGGGCAGAAGCTGTGAAGGCAGCAAAGAGCTTTGAAGTGGATGCAGTTCTTGCAGCAATCAAGTCCGGTTCCATTTCTTACAAGGCTCCGGAAGGCGTTGTGGCTATCGACGGCAAGAGCCAGCACCTTGCAAAGCCTGTCCGCGTGGGTGAAGTTTCCGAAGATGGTCTCATCAAGGAAGTTTACGCCACCGCAGCTCCTGTTGCACCGGATCCCTACCTGACTACCTACGATTGGGCAGTGAAGGCAGGACTCCAGCCGCTGAACTAAAATATACCCATCCTCACAAAAGACCGCAGGCATTTCGCTTGCATTCTATAAAGGGAAGCGGGTCTCTGGGCCCGCCACCTTTTATTTCAACACTTCTTTTAACAATCAAAAAACAAACGCAAACGGACCGAGGACACCTTGGAACAGACCATCAACATCCTTTTTAACGGCTTAAGCCTCAGCTCCATTATCTTGCTGACATCGCTTGGCCTAGCCATTACCTTTGGCGTCATGCGCGTAATCAATATGGCCCATGGTGAATTCGTCATGATCGGCGCTTACATGACTTTTGTGGTCCAGCAGCTTTTCGCCAAGTTCCTGCCAGAATCTATTGGCGGGCTCTATTACTTCGTAGCCATCATCGCCGCATTTGGCGTCGCATTCGGGCTAGGAAGTCTTCTTGAAAAATTCGTGATTTCAAGGCTGTACGGTCGTGAAATCGACAGCCTTTTAGCCACATGGGGCATCAGCTTGATTTTACAGCAAGGTGCACGCTCCATTTTCGGATCCCAGGGCGTGAACGTTACGGCACCTTCCTTTTTAAGTGGCGGTATCACTCTTGGAGAATGCACTTTCTCCTATAACAGAATTTTCATCATCTTGCTGGTAGCTCTTTGCATGGGCGCCGTTTGGCTTGTGATGTACAAGTCCAATTTCGGTCGCCAGATGCGAGCCGTCATGCAGAACCGTCCCATGGCACAGTGCATGGGCATCAACTCCCGCAAGGTGGACAACTTGACTTTCGCAATGGGCTCTGGATTTGCAGGTATCGCAGGATGCTCCGTAGCACTTCTCGGCTCCATTGACTCTACTGTCGGACAAAGCTATATCGTCAACTCCTTCATGGCAGTCGTACTTGGAGGCGTCGGAAACCTGATTGGAACAGTCATCGGCTCCGGCATCATCGGCATCAGCTCCATCTTTACCGAAAACTACACTTCCTCCACCATCGCCAAGGCCGTGGTATTGCTGATTGTCATCGTATTCCTGCAAAAGAGACCTCAGGGACTGTTCGTTATCAAGAGCAGAAATTTGGATTAAGGTTTAACGAATAAGGACTTTTGGTACAAATATGAAAGCATTAAGACTTTTCGAAAGACACGGATCCAACATCACTTTTGGAATTATCGTTTTTATTCTCGCCATGATGCCCGTCCTTTTGATGATGGGCGTCGTTAGCGGCGGTTCCACTATTTTGTTCCTAGGCAAGTGCATTAGCTTTGCTATTGTGGCCATCGGCATCGACTTGATCTGGGGCTACACAGGAATCTTGAGCCTTGGACACGGATTGTATTTTGCCCTAGGCGGATACGCCATGGCCATGTACCTGAAAATGCAAGCAACAGGCGGTCATTTGACCGATTTCATGCACATCGGTGGCCTTACCGAGATGCCTCTGATTTGGGTTCCTTTTACACTTTCTCCGGGAAGTCTGCTACTGGTGATTATCGCACCTGCCGTAGTTGCCTGGATTGTAGGGTACTTTATTTTCAAGAATCGCGTAAAGGGCGTGTACTTCTCCATTATTTCTCAGGCTCTTACTTGGGCAGCATGCTCCCTGTTCATCGCCATGTCTCCCTATACCAACGGAAACGTAGGCATTACAGAGATCAAGTCTATCTTTGGAAGCATCAAGGGCAGCGCCAATCAGGGAAACATGTTCCTTCTATTCTATGTGTCCCTCATCGCCTTGATCGCTGTTTACGCACTTTCCAAATTCCTTGTAGAACGTAAGTTCGGTAAAGTGTTGATAGCCATTCGCGATGGCGAAAATAGGACTTATTTCTCCGGATATCCTGTAAGCCGCTACAAGACTTTCATCTACGTTCTCTCCGCTATTTTCGCAGGCATTGCAGGCGCAATCTTTGTCAATTTCAACGGTTGCATCACACCTTCCCAAATGACAATCACCTACTCCATCGGCATGGTGATCTGGGTGGCCATCGGTGGCCGCGGCACCATTATCGGCGCTGTCATCGGAGCCTTTTTCATTAACATCTGCGAATACAATTTGAGTTCCGGAAGCACTGTAGAAATTTGGCAGTACATCATCGGCGTCCTTTTCTGCGTTACCATCCTGTTCTTCAAGGGCGGCATCGTAGGCTTAGTTCGCGACAAGGTTCCTTCTCTGTTCAAAAAGGTCTAAGGAGTTTTTATGC from Fibrobacter sp. encodes:
- the trpB gene encoding tryptophan synthase subunit beta, with the translated sequence MAKSLVESDNGFFDKFGGKYVAEIIRRPLDDLEEAFNKYIKDPEFLEELRIIQRDYIGRETPLYYAPTATELLGGAQIYIKLEGLANTGAHKINNAIGQCLLAKKMGKTRIIAETGAGQHGLATAAACAKLGLECIVYMGEVDVRRQQPNVATMELYGAKVVPVTSGSRTLKDAVNEAMRDWATNFATTHYVLGSALGPAPFPDIVRTFQSIIGEEVKRQAAERNIDIAAIVACVGGGSNSIGVFTPFIENPNVRLIGAEAGGVGPKLGENAARMVGNAAKVGIVQGYKSKFLVDDDGQSQPTRSISAGLDYMGIGPQLAALGECGRVEFTSILDKEALEAVNFFAKNEGILFALESSHAGAAAMKIAKEFPKDKAIIINMSGRGDKDIFITSPVFRPEKWKEFLAAELKRLNNNEDIHDAEIMNK
- the trpA gene encoding tryptophan synthase subunit alpha yields the protein MNAPIRLMSHLIAGFPDGETSVAIADALVKGGASILEIQLAFSDPSADGPAIQTASTVALEKGYSTKQGLEIVKKIHDMHPDTPIYIMTYGSLAFTPGVENFVKMCKDAGVSACIIPDLPFDNDEGLTAACAKYGLENIPVAAPSMTQKRLEEMASKGFKYIYAALRAGTTGSQTVIDQATLDFLDTVGKGGAKVLGGFGIRTGEQSKVLCKHVHAVVAGSVFVNIMLKDPKDTAGVEAKARELSGL
- a CDS encoding acetolactate synthase large subunit; translated protein: MNTAEVLIKSLESEGVKYIFGIPGEETLELMEAIKRSSIRFITVRHEQGAAFMADVYGRLTGKAGVCLSTLGPGATNLVTGVADANSDGAPLIAITGQVGTERMHLTSHQYLDLVNMFTPITKRSKQVVRPDTVNEIVRIAFKYAEMEKPGACLIDLPCNIAAMEVSGEVAQTPLKHHRENVVYASDDAIEAAAAAIREAKRPVILVGHSAVRNNASEALTSFASSAKIPVVSTMMAKGVIPCDNRYSMWCIGIPQKDYQNYIMDEADLVIAVGYDVVEYAPAKWNPKGEKRIIHIDETPNHINKFYQPEEEVIGNISASLEKLSKLCPSTKDPEWALYIREKMAADHARYDLDKSFPPKPQKVLHDIRLVMGEDDILLSDVGAHKMWIARQYHCYHPNTCIISNGFATMGIAVPGAIAAKLLNPEKKVLAVTGDGGFMMNSQELETAYREKIPFVTLVFTDGNYGLIKWKQEERYGDSYAISFTNPDFVKYAESMHLKGYRIERTEDLLPTLREAFEQDVPCIIECPVDYSANMELSERLKNLKV
- the urtA gene encoding urea ABC transporter substrate-binding protein — protein: MNIARKFLSTIAASTVVLGAFGLMGCNEEKAAESATVKVGLLHSLTGPMAISEKSVRDAEVLAIEQINKAGGVLGKQIVFVEEDGASEPSTFATKAEKLIDIEKVATVFGCWTSSSRKAVKPIFEEYKSLLWYPVQYEGMEMSPNIVYTGAAPNQQIVPAIEYLISKGYKKLFLLGSDYVFPRTANMIINAQAKAAGISVVGEEYADMDQTDFAAIIAKIEAAKPDVIVNTLNGTGNVSFFKQMSEKNYSSKEYMTMSFSIAEEEVATIGPAILKGHLVSWNYYQTTSTPENTAFVAAYKEKFGANRVTSDPAEAAYDAVYLWAEAVKAAKSFEVDAVLAAIKSGSISYKAPEGVVAIDGKSQHLAKPVRVGEVSEDGLIKEVYATAAPVAPDPYLTTYDWAVKAGLQPLN
- the urtB gene encoding urea ABC transporter permease subunit UrtB, producing MEQTINILFNGLSLSSIILLTSLGLAITFGVMRVINMAHGEFVMIGAYMTFVVQQLFAKFLPESIGGLYYFVAIIAAFGVAFGLGSLLEKFVISRLYGREIDSLLATWGISLILQQGARSIFGSQGVNVTAPSFLSGGITLGECTFSYNRIFIILLVALCMGAVWLVMYKSNFGRQMRAVMQNRPMAQCMGINSRKVDNLTFAMGSGFAGIAGCSVALLGSIDSTVGQSYIVNSFMAVVLGGVGNLIGTVIGSGIIGISSIFTENYTSSTIAKAVVLLIVIVFLQKRPQGLFVIKSRNLD
- the urtC gene encoding urea ABC transporter permease subunit UrtC, with product MKALRLFERHGSNITFGIIVFILAMMPVLLMMGVVSGGSTILFLGKCISFAIVAIGIDLIWGYTGILSLGHGLYFALGGYAMAMYLKMQATGGHLTDFMHIGGLTEMPLIWVPFTLSPGSLLLVIIAPAVVAWIVGYFIFKNRVKGVYFSIISQALTWAACSLFIAMSPYTNGNVGITEIKSIFGSIKGSANQGNMFLLFYVSLIALIAVYALSKFLVERKFGKVLIAIRDGENRTYFSGYPVSRYKTFIYVLSAIFAGIAGAIFVNFNGCITPSQMTITYSIGMVIWVAIGGRGTIIGAVIGAFFINICEYNLSSGSTVEIWQYIIGVLFCVTILFFKGGIVGLVRDKVPSLFKKV